In the Chaetodon trifascialis isolate fChaTrf1 chromosome 15, fChaTrf1.hap1, whole genome shotgun sequence genome, GTTTGTCTTCCAGCCGTCGCTGTCGGTGCTCTACATGCTGTCTGACGGCGCCACACACGAGGCGGTGCACCTGCTCTGCCGGATGCTGGTCTTTGATCCGGTGAGCTTTGACGCTTCTGTTGACCTTTGATGGCGTGAAACTTGCGGCCGGATGAGTAAATTCTCAGTTTTTCACTCGTCCCATATCCTCTGTCCTCGTTGTCTTCAGGCTAAGCGGATCTCCGGCAGCGACGCCCTGTCCCACCCGTACCTGGACGAAGGCCGGCTGCGTTACCACACCTGCATGTGTCAGTGCTGCTATTCTGTCCCCAGCGGGCGAGTTTACACGCGAGACTTCGAGCCGGTCGCCGAGCGGCCGTTCAGCCACAGCTACGAGAACAGCCTGCTGTCCGTGTGGCAGGGCAAAGGTACGGCGGCGCGCAGTCGCTTCCTCCACGGCCGGCCTTCAGCCGCCGTCCCGTACGTTCGTGTGTGTTCGACCCTGACGGCGATCTGCTCTCTGTCCCCTCAGAGTTAATCCATCGCTTCATCACGGAGCACCAGCAGGGAAAACGAGTGCCGCTGTGCATCAACCCTCAGAGTGCTGCCTTCAAGACCTTCatcaggtgaggaggaggaggaggaggaggaggaggaggaggaggagcaggagcaggagctcactgcagcacaaacagctcAAAGCCGTAAAGCAAACACTGACGATGACTGAGCAGGCCTGCGGGACAGGAAGTGAACTCCTTCAtatcctgttgctgctttaatcttcatcaacGCATCAGATTCTATGAGGTCATCACGTGTTTGCAGTGcggcgtcctgtgagaacctcATATCtccagaaaaacaggctgtcttcagctttgtgacgaagctttttcagctgatccaagaagcttttaaagagtttactgagctgaagaagacatgaaggaactcttcatccttcagttcagctcaaacactcagcatcagcacagctggagatacgagcttttcactggacaggaaggagtcTGAAGAGTAatgtaatgcagtaaaagtaccaTGTTTACCTCTGAGGTGtgcagtagaagtataaagttgtATAAACAATGAAGTATAAGTACCCTGATTGTGTACAGTAGtgaagtaaatgtactcagttacatcCATGGCTGAATGTCAAAGACACACTTGTCTCTAACAGATGGACGTCTGGTGTCCTTTGTGTCCTCAGGTCCACTGCGTGGCACTCCTCTAAGGTGTccaggaaggaggagagatgagcgcgcctcctcttcctccctcttcctctggaGGAGCGACAGCAGTCATAAGAGATTCCATCGGCCGCAGCATCCGAAGACACCGAAGAGTTtggctcttttctttttctgttcgCCCGGCGCCGCCGAGGTCACACGACTCCTCCCGCCGCCGGAGGGGAGCTCCTCCCCCTCGCCGGCCGAGCTCCTCCCGTTTCCCCCACGATGCTCCCAGAACACCAAGACGACCGCTTGACTCCCTCGACCCCGACGGCTGACACTCGACGCGTTTTTGGTGCTGAattaaaaaatgctgctgaagtgctcgaggaggaggaagacgagaaCTCGCCGTgcgtagagacagacaggttttatttgtttggtcGTTGCTTAGTTGATTGAAGTCATTCCAGTTCTGTGCAATACGGTTTCATTCAAACACGCCACAAACACGGGGACTGAacacgccacgccacgccaccACGAGCCCCCACACACGCCCTAACCCGCCAAACGTTAGCCGGCAAACGCCTCCGGCCTTCCTTTTTTTGGACTGCATTTGAACACATCGCTCACTGTGTTTCCGTCGCTCGGCGATAACGATGCAATTTGCCAGATGTAGCAGGTGTGACCGCCGTTCCTCCTCGTCAGTTCGCTCCGCCGTCGAGCTGCCTGGTCCTGGATCAGCGTCGTTCCACCTCCTTCACACTCAGCAGTTTAACGAGGACACGAAGCTGAAATTCATTCCCCGCGTCGTTCAAGTCTGATGTCGCCCACTGTGTGATcgcaagcttttattttgacagtcaCGACAGGAAGCTCCTCTGAAAACGCTCagtggcttcttcttcttctaacgTCATCGTGTATTCTCTTAACACCGTGTGgacttttccttttcctgccggcctcctctgcctccagacaggaagaggaagtgacgCCGGCgctgatgttttttatttcttaactTATTGAGTGTCTGTTGACGAGTGTGTCTCCTCCTCTTGGTCTGAAGCGACTCCTCTGCAGGACTGCGGCCGTCTCGGTTACCTCAAACCcggaaagacaaaaaaaagaagtgataACGTGTGAGTCTGTGAAGTGAAACCCTCGTCGCAGCTGTAACGTCATTCCTCCGGATTCAGTGACTCCTCCTCTTACCTCGTGCTCGCTCCTCGCCTCTCGCCGCCGCTCAGAATCCGGGAGGTCTGAGGGAAGGATGTTGTCggtgaaatgctgctgtttttgtgtcttctcTTCGGTTAATGTTTTAGTTTAAGGCTCAGGTGTCCCGTTTCAGACTATGAATTGTACAAAGTAAGGACGCACCAGTATTGATCCTGATTGGCCGATCGGGCCTGAACGCAGTGAAGAGTAAGACGTTTGGACTCTGGCGGCGTGATGGAGCCACATGGTGAAGCTGACCGTACTGCTGGTTTTACATGTTTAACCCTTTGACCCACTCTTTGAACCATGCCGACGTTTGACGCTCAGCTGTTTGCAGATCAATAATCGATCACAGCTTCATCAATAGTTTGCTCTAAAACCAAAGTGATGAGTTCAGGTTCACATCAGAGGAACTGGAATTTTGTGTCCGCCAGTCGATCCATCCATCGTCTGCTCGAGCAGGAAGGTCGCCACCGTGGTGCATTCAAAGACGCTCCGACTCCTTCAAACTGCATTTGTCTCCATTCTCAATTCACATTTAGTCTTAAAACCTGAACTTGATCAAAAATGTGTGAACACTGACGCGCCGACGCTGCGGGCAGTTTCCTTCCTGTGACTTCGCTGAAGATGTCTGAACGTTTTCAGTCTGCTGAACTGACAGGAAGGAAGTGGCTCTCCTGATGCAGCGCGCTCACGGTGACATCTCCAGTCTGTAGCCAAGCAGCCAAACGTGAAAACCATCAGCACGGTCGTCCTCTCCTGCCGGCTCCGACGCGTTCGGCCCCTTTTCGACTGCAGGAACTCTTCCAGGAACCTCTTTTAGGATCTCAGGAACTTTACGGACGAGGGTCAGCGCGCGCCGGCCGGCCGCCTCAGCGTTCAGACGCCGTGTGAACCAGGCTGTCCGCTGGATGAACCTTTAGCTCCTGGTTCAGTTCCTGTGGCTCGTCGCTTCCTCCATCGCGTGTTTGAAAGGTGGAGGACCTCCCGCAGGCGGGGCCCCTGAGCCGCCGGGCCCCTCGGCGCCCCCGTTGGTCCCTCAGTTTCCTGGTTTTGAAGCCCAGAAACCTCAGCCCCTCTTCTACAGGAAGCCAGCGAGTCTCCGTGAGCGTCCGTCGCCGAGGCCGCCGACCACCTGACTTGTATATCTGCATGTGTATATTTATTATCCGGCGGAGAGCTTTTGGGTTTGAATGCTGTGCAATGGTTGAGTTTGTCCACGATGACGAAAACGTGCTCTTTGTGgtaatttttatttaattcatcTTAGGAAgtgattttgttctgtttgttgtgaTCTGATTAGACTTTACGAGCCGACAGTCGGAGAACGTTTTGATGATTGTTCCCTGAAAACAGACGAAGCACCGAAGCCTTTGTTTTCCGTTTATTCACCATTCCTCCAGAGTAGAAACCTCAGTGTGAAACGTTTAAGGATTCCTTCATTTAACACCACCTCTCTGTTTATTTTTGGTCCCTGAACGCACCGTTTGTCGTTTCCGTCATGGTGAATTCAGTGACGTAAAATCTGAAATCCGACCGTCAGCTGATCTTCACGTGTCGGTGAGTCGTGGTCAAACTGCACATCGCCGCTCTTTGGTGTTCAGTGATGGCGGCCATCTTTCCCAGAGGTGAACCAAAGCGCTCTGAGCAGCTGACGGTCTTTGATCACAGACGGTCCAAAACTCAACGATTCAGTTCACTGAAAACACGTTTAAAATGGATTTCGTGTCAGTTGTTGAACTGAAGCTTTTTCTTGGTTTCGGTGCAGAATTGACTCGTTTTCGGGAACGTTTGCTGACTTGAAGCTCAGATTTGGACGTCGGGGAACGATGAATCCAAACTTTCTCCTCTcggcttctttttctttgcttttctgttgTTGGTAGAGATCCTTCAGCTGAGGACAGTTTGAAACTAGATGTCCCTCCTGACACTGTTCTCAGATCAGCTGACGAGTGTTTTTCCAGTCTGTCCGCTTTCGGGCCGACAGACGTAAAGCAGAGCGGGACGGACGGAGGGACGGACGGCTGGACGGATGGACAGCTGCTCATCTTTAGACATTAGACTCGTTTTTCTTCTATGAAAAgaaacttgatgtttttattattctaaATATGAAACCGATGTTTTAAACAGATGTTTTGTCTTCGTTTTAGcaaaagttttgtttgttttttgacttgTGTTCCCAACAAATACTTGaatttcttaaaaaaatgtttagAGTTAAAGTAgtgaatgatgaataaataaataaataaatggacacTGGATCATAAAcctgtgctgcgttcagggctctcttcttttctctggaAGCTTCAGTGTCAGGCATCTTAAAATGAGCTGAACTAAATattcataaataaaaataaatccagtttttttttttttttcagtttcctggAAAGACGTTACCTTCATAAttaatgaaagacaaaatgtcCTAATGTGGACAGAAAGTCCGTCCAGAGCTTCGTCTCCGTGTCCTCGTCTGCAGAGTCACGTCCACTGActgatgtttgatcttctctcatgtctgattggctgcttttcctctcaatggTCGATGATCTCAATGTGTTTGTAATCGTGTGGAGCTTTGGACGATCAATCGgtcgatggatggatggatggaggaaatgatcagctgattgatccagaatgaaaagaatcattagtttcagttaAAGTGAGAGACTCCGTAAtctgaagagaccagagacaagaggacgacagacacaggagacacaatgatctaaagagacaagaggacaacagacagagaacactttactgcactcagtacttttactttgatacttgAAGTACTCTTCACTGCAGTACTTTACTTCTACTTCGTTACTTGAAGTACTCctcactgcagtacttttactttaatacttGAAGTACTCTTCGCTACAGTACTTTTATTTGGATACTTGAAGTACTCTTcgctgcagtacttttactttgatacttgAAGTACTCTCCCctgcagtacttgtacttggATACTTGAAGTACTCTTTGCTGCATTACTTGTACTTGGATACTTGAAGTACTCTTTGctgcagtacttgtacttggATACTTGAAGTACTCTCCCCTGCAGTACCTCCTCTGACAGGTGGCAGCAGGAGCTCCTCCCTCCTgatcctcctctctgagctctCAGAAACCTGTCCTCATTTAACACTCGCAGCACAtccagagagtgtgtgtgagagcaaaccaaacacacacacgcgcacacacacgcagacgcgcgcacacacacaagtgagaCCAGGAGCCATGTTGGCCCTCATGACCGCCGGCTCCGTCTTCTTTCCCGGACTCTTCGTGTTGTCCAAACAGACTCTGAAGCACCTGATGGGATGGAGCGAGGGGGACGCTGTCATCGTGTCCACAcggtaagcacacacacactcatacacactcacacacacacacacacacacacacacacagcctccttTTTGTCCTTGTGTGTTCAGCCTCCATGTACATTTTACAAGATGCCACACGTTGAGTGAGGTGGTGCCTGTCTCAAACAGGACTGATCCTGGTCCTGAACAGGACACATCAGAGTCCTGGTCCTGAACAGGACTGATCAgagtcctggtcctggtctctGTCTCTTGGAGTTTGTGATCAGGTCACGATTGTCTCCAGAGACGCAAACATCTCGTCTGTTTGGACATTTCTGTTAGTTTCACTGTCCTGGTTTTTGTTTGCACCTCTGCTGCAAAATAAGCAGCGGAGCCACAGACATGCTGGGAACTGAAAGGTACGGTGGCCTGGAGGGTTCATGGCGCTGCAGTTAGAATGCCATACaatgagacaaaacacaagcgAGTGCAGAGACGCTGCAGGTCGCTCAGAACAGGACAGGAAGCACAATTCACTAGAATAAACTGCACTGATTTCAACTTTCTGATCAGcagaatgctaatgctaattagcatcaAATATCTGAAAGTGTGTCAGAGAAAAGATCATTGACGTCTGTGTGTCCACCGTGTCTCAGTGTCCCTGagacagtttgtttgtttactgcgtttgtttgtttctatttgtttttgtttgcgtTTTATCTTTTCATCTCTAGCCAACGTgttctctgagctgcagtatGTTGaccctcagggccaccgtacaGGTAGATCTGTGGGACTTTGTGCCTTGTGGACAGGTTGTCCTGGTCTCAGATCTGGACCAGGTCAGTCTGCGTCTGGGAAATTTGATTAAAGCCGACTCTGATTGTCTCTCGTCTCAGTCTGGTGTCGTCCGTCCAAGCCGTCATGGCCTCATCAGCCGGATGCATCATCGCCTCGTCCTGCAGGGACGTCAtggaggacaggtgaggactCTGCTCCGACTTTCTCAAACTCATCAGTGAGCTTCATCaccacaaacgcacacacacacacacacacactcaccacagcAGCAAACGTGGtttcatccgccgctgaaagtaGTCCAGCAGACGCTCTGTTTCAGACGCACAGcgagctgctgtctgaggctTTGAAACATGAAACTTTATCTTTAAAGATTCACAGAACGACACGTTTTTACTTCAACAGAAACTCGAAAACTTTAAAGAAACAGACTTTGTGTTTCAGATCCACATTTTAAATACCTTCGTTAAATCTGGAGCCTTTAACTCATCGTCTGAACATCGAAACTTAAACTCATATTTAACCTTTTGGATATTTTCTACGTGTTTTGTCACCTTCACTCTGTAAAAGTCAGAGCGGCGCAGAGGACGAGGCGCGGCTCAGACGCTCAtgctcccctcaggatgaacccTAATAactttgatcctctttcttctcgtctagcgccaccatcaggtcgacatgttcatgtgtgtttctgatcaGCCCCAGCtctttactgctaattagctaatgttagcgtgctaacatgctaagctaagctggtGCACATCAGACCTGCTCAGTCAGCGCGCTGGCGTCAGCAGCTTCGACGGCTCTGTCAGGTAAAAACTGAAACCTTGAAGCTGAAGTGAATCTAAAGTCAGGACGGTGTCTGAAGCTTCGGTTGGACGATGAAGACGTCGGTAGTTCTGACCATTAAAGTGAAAATGAGTGTGTGCCGGCTGGAGGCCGAGTGTGTAATCTAATTAACAATCTGAGTCTAATTCGTCTCCTGAGCTgagcggcagcagcagagctatTTCAGTCTCTAAGACGCTCCCAGAGATCACTAATCCTCCacgctgaggatgatgggaaatgagctgatgaagaggaggggcgAGGGATCCAAGCGGGGGGTGTTTCAGTCAATCCCAGCTTTCCTCCGACAGCTCCTTCATTTCCCAGTCAAAGCGAGAGGAGCTTTGCCTGAGCGCCATTTGTTTATCAAATCAGGCCGCAGACGGTCGACCTGCAGCAAGGAACTCTGGGAGCAGCTGAGCGACGATGAAGCTGCTTCATCAAACTCAAATCTGCTGAGGAACAaagtgagagaaacaaaaaggcctgaaaacagaagctcctcttcctcagcttcCTCAGCTCTGAGCTCAGATCCATTTGATGGACTCAGCTCCAGCGTGAAGGCTTTAGCGCCCTCTAGTGTTCAGGTTGCAGAGGACGTCCACAGAGCAGCCCTcgcctccgcctcctctccAGTGAGGATGACTCACCCCTTCATCACAGTGGGCGTCATGAACAaacctgcttcctctgcagagacacagagctcaCAAACACAGCGACGTTCAGCGGATCGATGATGAaagcatgaaagcatgaaaaccTATTCTGCCAGCAGACGGCCTcaaaactgcactgaaagcacatttctgagattttttacttttctgcTACTTCTGCTCCActtaaagataagataagataagataagataagataagataagataaggacTTCACACATTCTGATGGTTATTCTCTTGTCGTCAGTGAAAccaacacaaactgacctgagaacagctcaaagtccatatatttcatgtttctcattgatttctgtGAATATCTCTGATTGTGGATCTGATGCAGCGATGCgtctcacagactgaaagacgtggaacgctccagaaacacctgtttggatcattccacaggtaaacaggtggaCTGGGGACCGGCAGCGTCTTCCGTCATCACGCtgactcacttcctgtcttcttcctctgcagacatTGGCTGACCGATGCCTACATCCTGTTTGCCACGCCTTACTTCGCCTACGACATCTTCGCCATGTTCCTGTGCTACTGGCACAAGCTGCGGGTCAAAGGTCACGAGGAGGAGGGCAGCGCAGGGTCGATGAGGGCCGCCGCGGCGGGATACCTGCGCAGAGAGCTCCTCATGGTGTTGCATCACGTCTTCATGGTGGCCTTCTGCTTTCCCGCCTCACTGGTAACTATGGCAACCAACGCCATCGCACAGGTTTAGCCTCGCTTCAGTGTGGCGTTCGTTCAGCTTCACGGCGAGGCTGCGATGGTCGCTGTCAGGGTCTctgagggtcagaggtcaagacTCTGCCTTCAATGAGCCCTGAACGTCAACATCAGCACCGACGTGATCAGCTGAAATCCTGTtcctgctttaatcttcatcaatcATCATCAGATTCTATGAGGTCATCACGTGTTTGCAGTGcggcgtcctgtgagaaccacgtatcttcaaaaacaggctgttttcagctttgtgacgatgactttcagctgatccaagaggcttttaaagagtttactgagctggagaagacatgaaggaactcttcatccttcagttcagctcaaacactcagcatcagcacagctggagatacgagcttttcactggacaggaaggagatgaggaggaagtgaaGCTGTCAGTAAAAGTACCTTGAAtgtgtacttaagtacagtacttgaggcTGCTCTTTGTTATCATCATGTTtcttagtagtagtagtagtagtagtagtagtagtagtagtagtagtagtagtagtagtagtgttaTATACACTcactggccactttattaggtacagtCCTGCACTGAATCCTCGTTGCAAAGTTTAtcaacaaatgttttctttgtctgcctttgtgtgtctgtctgtgtgtgtgtgtgtgtgtgtgtgtgcgtgcgcgtttgtgtgtgtgtgcgtgcgtgtttgtgtgtgtgtgcgtgtgtgcgtgcgtgtgtgtgtgtgcgtgcgtgtgtgtgtgtgtgtgtgtgtgtgtgtgtcagctgtggagGCAGGGGAAAGGTGATTTCTTCCAGGGTGTGTTGTTTCTGGCTGAGCTCAGCACACCGTCCGTCTGTCTGGGGAAGGTCCTGATCCAGGTaatccaaaataaaagtcatacatgtaaaacaggaagtgagtgaaGGCGTTGCCTCAGTGTCCCTCCTCAGCCACCGTACCGTCGCCTTCACTGTGgactgtcttcctctctgtcagtaCAAGAAGCAGCGCTCTCTGCTGCACAGGGTCAACGGAGGCCTCATGCTGCTCACCTTCTTCGGTTGCCGGGTGGCGCTCTTCCCTTACCTGTACTACGCCTACGGCAGGTGAGCAGGCTGACCGCCACACCTGCAGCCGTGGAGAGGAACTGAGTACATGTACTCGAGTACTGGACGAGTCTGGCTCTGACCGCAGCTCTTTGTGTTGCAGGTATGCGTCCATCCCGGTGTACACGGTGCCCCTGGTGGCCCCCTGGCAGTGCAACCTGGGGGCCGCCCTGCTGTGGCCCTTGCAGCTCTACTGGTTCACACTGATCTGCAGAGGAGCTCTCCGCCAGTTCGCTGCAGGACGCTCGAACTCACCGCCGCAGACCTTTAAAGGTGACCTGGACGGCTGCTCGACGCCGAGCAACTGCTGCATGTCTCACCAGGACGGAGGGACGGACAGAcgctgaagctgcagacaggaagtgagacaaagaggacaggacaggtgaGACGCCCTGCAAAGGTTCTGCTGAGACAGACGAAAGCTGTGGACATTTCTCCTCGTTTGATGTAGAAGAAGAAGTTTAAGGAAAGAGGCTCCAGTGTCatgactgagaggaagaggaggaggaagagcaccGTGAACGCGTCAGACCAGCTGAGAGTGTTTAatggattcattcattcatgacacacagagagcaggtcTCTGATCTGATCAGTGTGATCAATACTGATTGATCTATCAGCTAAAACAGGACTGATTTCAGCAGAACGGACACAGACAGGCTGTAAAATGTCTTCAAGTGGacatttaattattatttttaattagttCAATCATACAAGTGACATCATGAATGTGTTCTTGTAATTAACCAATCAGAGTGTCATTAAAccacctgaaaacagctgctgtcacttttcatttgaTGGATGACGATGAGACAcacgagaagaagaagaagaagaagaagaagaagaagaagaagaagaagactcaACTACTGTACACAgtcaaggtacttgtacttgagtgtTCCTAGTTTTTGCAtctttatacttctactgcGCCACACCTCAGAGGTAAacgttgtacttttactgcagtctgacagcttcagttactcctcatctccttcctgtccagtgaaaagctcgtatctccagatgtgttgatgctgaatgtttgagctgaactgaaggatgaagagttccttcatgtcttcttcagctcagtaaactctttaaaagcctcttgatcagctgaaaaagcttcgtcacaaagctgaaaacagcctgttttttctttttggagatacgtggttctgacaggacgccgcgctgcaaacatgtgatgatcttctagaatctgaagcactgatgaagattaaatcagcaacaggagatgaaggagttcaatgagctgaaacatctacagcaggaacatgaatgaacacatgaacgcagcaggaacatgaatccacagacagcagagagaaacacactgacaggaacacttTACTCACCcacgagtacttttacttcaagtACTTTCAGCTGAaatacatacttttacttcagtcaggttttgaatgcagcggagtatttacagtgtggtattagtacgtttactgcagtaaagatgtgaatgaaatgtgtctttctcagtcagacacacactgacctcagaGCTTCAATTCCTCTTTGGTAACCAGACGTTTGTCATTGAGGAGCTGAGATGTATGAATGCA is a window encoding:
- the tlcd3ba gene encoding TLC domain containing 3Ba — encoded protein: MLALMTAGSVFFPGLFVLSKQTLKHLMGWSEGDAVIVSTRLVSSVQAVMASSAGCIIASSCRDVMEDRHWLTDAYILFATPYFAYDIFAMFLCYWHKLRVKGHEEEGSAGSMRAAAAGYLRRELLMVLHHVFMVAFCFPASLLWRQGKGDFFQGVLFLAELSTPSVCLGKVLIQYKKQRSLLHRVNGGLMLLTFFGCRVALFPYLYYAYGRYASIPVYTVPLVAPWQCNLGAALLWPLQLYWFTLICRGALRQFAAGRSNSPPQTFKGDLDGCSTPSNCCMSHQDGGTDRR